The window GCCGGCAGCACCGTGCTTGTGCCGACCTATCATTGTCCCACCATGGTCGCGCCGGTGCTCCTGGCCAATCTCAAGCCCGCCTACTTCGCGATCGACGCCGACGGCCTGCCATTGCTCGATAGCATCGATGCGACAACCATCGCCAGATCCAGCGCCATCATCGCGGCCCATTACTTCGGTCTACCTCGTTCATTTGCCAAGCTGCGCCAATGGTGCGACCAGCACGGGATCGCACTGATCGAAGATTGCGCGCACTGCTATTTCGGCGACGCGGGTGAAAGGCCCGTTGGCGCTTGGGGCGACTACGCCACAGCCAGCCTGTCGAAGTTTTTCCCCGTTCCCGAAGCCGGCCTGGTGGCGTCCGCCCATCGATCGATCGAAAGGCCAGCACTCACCAGCCCCGCGTTGAAAGCGCAGGTGAAGGGCTGGATCGACGTGCTCGAATACGCAACGACCTACAAACGGCTGGCCGGGCTCAATCGCGGATTGGCTTTGCTGTTTGGCCTTAAAAACGCCCGAACTCCAATGCCATCCGTGACTGCGTCGAACAAGCCTTCGGGGCCGGACGAAGATGACATGATGCGGGACTGCGACATGGGTCGCATCCAGCAAAGGCCCCTTTGGGCCGCGATGACGCTCAAATCGATCTTGCCCCGAGGCCGAGTCATCCTGCAACGCCAGAAGAACTATGGCGTCTATGCGCGGCTCCTGGCCCATGCAAAAGGCGCACGCCCGCTTTTTTCGATGCCATCCGCGTCGGTTGCACCTTATGTGTTCCCCCTCTGGGTGGACGATGCCGACCGCGTGTACCACGCCCTCAAAGCGCAGTCCTTGCCCGTTTTTCGCTGGGACAGAATCTGGCCCGGCACCCCATCGCACCCCGCCGATGCCGGCCCTTTGTGGAGTCGCCACGTTCTTCAGCTTCTCTGCCATCAGGATCTGAGCGAGGCCGACACGGTACGCATCGCGAACGCCACGCTTGATCTGCTCATCGAGCCTGATCAGGCCGCATTGCCACCGCCGTCATTGCATCGGCCTCTGTAACGCTCTACCGACGCCTCATTTATGCCCATTCCCAGCCCCGTCAGTCTCGATTGGAAAAACCTGCCTGCATCGACGTTGCCAAAGGACGCGCAGCTTGCGGATGCGTGGAACCGGCTGAACGCTGACCGAGGCGACCTCCCCTTCCTGACGGCAGACGCTGTCAGCGCAGCACTCAAGACCTTCGGCTCTGGCGGGGAAAGACTCCTGATGGGACGAAGCAACGGGCGGATTGTGGCCATGTTCGTGCTGCAGCCGCAGGCCAAATTTCGCTGGAGCACCTTCCAACCTTCGCAACTTCCATTGGGCACCTGGGTCGCGGAGGCTGGGCTTTCCCTGCAGCAACTGGTCACCAGCCTTCAGCGCGGCCCGTTAGGCATGTGCTTGGTTCTGTCGATCACGCAGATCGATCCCTGGATCACACCCCGAGAAGACGACACCTCGACGACGCACAGCAGCGATTACATCGACACCGGTTGGATCGACATCAGCGGCAGCTTCGAAGACTACTGGAATGCGCGCGGCAAGAACCTTCGGCAGAACATGCGCAAGCAGCGCAACAAGCTCGCAGCGGAGGGGGGCAATCCGATGATGCGCGTGTGGACATCGGTTGAAGACATGGCGCCCGCGCTCGAGCGCTACGGCCAACTCGAAAGCCTGGGCTGGAAAGCGGCCAAAGGCACGGCCATTCACCTCGACAACGATCAGGGTCGCTTCTACCGGGACTTGCTGGAGACCGCCGCGCAGCGCAACGAAGCCGTGGTGTACGAATACCTTTTCGATGCGCGAACGGTGGCTGTCAATCTGTGCGTGCGTCGAGCCGGCAATCTGGTGGTCCTGAAAACCACCTACGATGAGTCGATCAAGGCGTACTCGCCAGCATTCATGCTGAACGAGGAAATCGCGCAGAAGGTGTTCGCGGCCGGAGACACCAGGCGGCTGGAATACTACGGTCGTCTGATGGAGTGGCACACAAAATGGACGGAAAACAAGCGCACGCTCTATCACCTGACTTCGTACCGCTGGCCGCTGGTCAAACAGATGGCGCTCGCGCGCCGACCCAAGGCGGAAGTCCCGGTCGCGGAGGCCGC of the Rhodoferax koreense genome contains:
- a CDS encoding DegT/DnrJ/EryC1/StrS family aminotransferase, with product MTSASTPLPRGPVLDWSSFARASAPGIHSIENLSNTLFTTSGRAAIYQALLLLNRPAGSTVLVPTYHCPTMVAPVLLANLKPAYFAIDADGLPLLDSIDATTIARSSAIIAAHYFGLPRSFAKLRQWCDQHGIALIEDCAHCYFGDAGERPVGAWGDYATASLSKFFPVPEAGLVASAHRSIERPALTSPALKAQVKGWIDVLEYATTYKRLAGLNRGLALLFGLKNARTPMPSVTASNKPSGPDEDDMMRDCDMGRIQQRPLWAAMTLKSILPRGRVILQRQKNYGVYARLLAHAKGARPLFSMPSASVAPYVFPLWVDDADRVYHALKAQSLPVFRWDRIWPGTPSHPADAGPLWSRHVLQLLCHQDLSEADTVRIANATLDLLIEPDQAALPPPSLHRPL
- a CDS encoding GNAT family N-acetyltransferase, with product MPIPSPVSLDWKNLPASTLPKDAQLADAWNRLNADRGDLPFLTADAVSAALKTFGSGGERLLMGRSNGRIVAMFVLQPQAKFRWSTFQPSQLPLGTWVAEAGLSLQQLVTSLQRGPLGMCLVLSITQIDPWITPREDDTSTTHSSDYIDTGWIDISGSFEDYWNARGKNLRQNMRKQRNKLAAEGGNPMMRVWTSVEDMAPALERYGQLESLGWKAAKGTAIHLDNDQGRFYRDLLETAAQRNEAVVYEYLFDARTVAVNLCVRRAGNLVVLKTTYDESIKAYSPAFMLNEEIAQKVFAAGDTRRLEYYGRLMEWHTKWTENKRTLYHLTSYRWPLVKQMALARRPKAEVPVAEAA